Proteins from a genomic interval of Microbacterium esteraromaticum:
- a CDS encoding branched-chain amino acid ABC transporter permease: MGLRSTALRRPRNGLIALLTALLAAFLVLAIPAGSAFAETTDDGQEVTDFYFAGNITFEGQPIDGVGVSVEGNGFEGETTTDAEGRWRLYVPEKEKYTISIDEDTLPDGVIVDPALLPEGVSAVEGTSGSFEAEFGLTGTKIVNLFLGQGERVTVSFLDQLISRTVGGINFGLLLGLASMGAALIYGTTRLSNFAHGEMVTWGGVVVVLVTSFWQLPLWLGLIAAVVAGGALGWAMDAGLWRPLRRRGLGIVQLMIVSIGLSLALRYTMQYMIGGGTHQAPGASPTPMKLGPITLSYIDLIGMAISIVVILAMAYFLTRTRIGKATRAISDNPQLAAASGIDVDKVVRIVWIIAGSLAALSGILWTYFRPGVKWDMGMQMLLLIFCAITLGGLGSAIGALIGSLIVGIAVEVSTLLGVPSDLKYASALVALIVILLVRPQGLLGRKERLG, translated from the coding sequence GTGGGACTCAGATCAACGGCGCTTCGGCGTCCCCGAAACGGGCTGATCGCGCTGTTGACAGCGCTACTGGCCGCCTTTCTCGTGCTCGCGATACCCGCGGGGTCTGCTTTCGCAGAGACGACCGATGACGGGCAGGAGGTGACGGACTTCTACTTCGCCGGCAACATAACCTTCGAAGGCCAGCCGATCGACGGCGTCGGCGTATCAGTCGAGGGCAACGGTTTCGAAGGCGAGACCACAACGGACGCCGAAGGCCGCTGGCGCCTCTATGTGCCCGAGAAGGAGAAGTACACGATCTCGATCGATGAAGACACGCTGCCCGACGGCGTGATCGTCGATCCGGCACTGCTGCCGGAAGGTGTGAGTGCCGTCGAGGGCACGAGCGGGTCGTTCGAGGCCGAGTTCGGCCTCACCGGCACGAAGATCGTGAACCTCTTCCTCGGTCAGGGCGAGCGGGTCACCGTGTCGTTCCTCGACCAGCTGATCTCGCGCACCGTCGGCGGCATCAACTTCGGTCTGCTGCTGGGTCTGGCGTCGATGGGCGCCGCGCTCATCTACGGCACCACGAGGTTGTCAAACTTCGCACACGGCGAGATGGTCACCTGGGGTGGCGTCGTCGTGGTGCTGGTCACCTCGTTCTGGCAGCTGCCGCTGTGGCTCGGCCTGATCGCAGCGGTGGTCGCGGGTGGAGCCCTGGGCTGGGCGATGGATGCCGGCCTCTGGCGCCCGTTGCGCCGGCGTGGCCTGGGCATCGTGCAGCTGATGATCGTCAGCATCGGCCTCTCGCTCGCGCTGCGCTACACGATGCAGTACATGATCGGTGGCGGCACGCACCAGGCGCCCGGCGCCAGCCCGACGCCCATGAAGCTGGGGCCGATCACCCTGTCGTACATCGACCTCATCGGCATGGCGATCAGCATCGTCGTGATCCTCGCCATGGCGTACTTCCTCACCCGCACCCGCATCGGTAAAGCGACCAGGGCGATCTCCGACAACCCGCAGCTGGCTGCGGCCTCGGGCATCGACGTCGACAAGGTCGTGCGGATCGTATGGATCATCGCCGGTTCGCTGGCGGCGCTCTCGGGCATCCTGTGGACCTACTTCCGCCCCGGTGTGAAGTGGGACATGGGTATGCAGATGCTGCTGCTGATCTTCTGCGCGATCACGCTCGGCGGCCTGGGTTCGGCGATCGGCGCTCTGATCGGGTCGCTCATCGTCGGCATCGCCGTCGAGGTCTCGACATTGCTGGGAGTGCCCTCGGATCTGAAGTACGCATCCGCTCTGGTGGCGCTGATCGTCATCCTGCTGGTCAGGCCGCAGGGTCTGCTCGGGCGCAAGGAAAGGCTGGGCTGA
- the guaB gene encoding IMP dehydrogenase, translated as MQQNDPFGFVGLTYDDVLLLPGHTDVIPSDADTSSRITRRISVATPLLSSAMDTVTEARMAIAMARAGGIGILHRNLSIADQAADVDRVKRSESGMITDPITTDPEATVEEVDGLCAKYRISGLPVVDGDGRLVGIVTNRDMRFVTGRERQTTKVKDVMTSENLVTAKVGVAAGEVISLFAKHRVEKLPLIDDAGKLAGLITIKDFDKSEKYPLATKDDQGRLRVGAAIGFFGDAWERAEALRDAGVDVLVVDTANGQSQGVIDLVQRLKADASFDHIDVIGGNVATREGAQALVDAGVDAVKVGVGPGSICTTRVVAGVGVPQVTAVYEASLAAGPAGVPVIADGGLQYSGDIAKALVAGADAVMLGSLLAGTDESPGEIVFQAGKQFKQYRGMGSLGAMQTRGKQTSYSKDRYFQADVPSDDKLIPEGIEGQVPYRGPLSAVAYQLIGGLRQSMFYVGARTIDELKQRGKFVRITAAGLKESHPHDVQIVVEAPNYKK; from the coding sequence ATGCAGCAGAACGACCCCTTCGGCTTCGTCGGGCTCACCTACGATGATGTGCTGCTGCTGCCGGGTCATACCGATGTGATCCCCAGCGACGCCGACACCTCGTCGCGGATCACCCGCCGCATCTCCGTCGCCACCCCCCTGCTCTCCAGCGCTATGGACACCGTCACCGAGGCGCGCATGGCCATCGCCATGGCACGGGCCGGCGGCATCGGCATCCTGCACCGCAACCTGTCGATCGCCGATCAGGCCGCCGACGTCGACCGCGTCAAGCGCAGCGAGTCGGGCATGATCACCGACCCGATCACGACCGACCCCGAGGCGACCGTCGAAGAGGTTGACGGTCTCTGCGCCAAGTACCGCATCTCGGGTCTGCCCGTCGTCGATGGCGACGGCCGCCTGGTGGGCATCGTCACCAACCGCGATATGCGGTTCGTGACCGGTCGTGAGCGTCAGACCACCAAGGTCAAGGACGTCATGACCAGCGAGAACCTGGTCACCGCCAAGGTCGGCGTCGCTGCGGGCGAGGTCATCTCGCTGTTCGCGAAGCACCGCGTCGAGAAGCTGCCGCTGATCGACGACGCCGGCAAGCTCGCCGGGCTGATCACCATCAAGGACTTCGACAAGAGCGAGAAGTACCCGCTGGCGACCAAGGACGACCAGGGGCGCCTGCGCGTGGGCGCAGCGATCGGCTTCTTCGGCGACGCGTGGGAGCGCGCCGAGGCACTGCGTGACGCCGGCGTGGATGTGCTCGTCGTCGATACCGCCAATGGCCAGTCGCAGGGTGTGATCGACCTGGTTCAGCGTCTCAAGGCCGACGCCTCGTTCGACCACATCGACGTCATCGGCGGTAACGTCGCGACGCGTGAGGGCGCGCAGGCGCTGGTGGATGCCGGTGTCGACGCGGTCAAGGTCGGCGTGGGCCCCGGATCGATCTGCACCACCCGCGTGGTCGCCGGTGTCGGCGTTCCGCAGGTGACCGCCGTCTACGAGGCCTCGCTCGCCGCCGGCCCCGCCGGTGTTCCGGTGATCGCCGACGGTGGTCTGCAGTACTCCGGCGACATCGCCAAGGCGCTCGTCGCGGGTGCGGATGCTGTCATGCTGGGCTCGCTGCTGGCGGGCACCGACGAGTCGCCGGGCGAGATCGTCTTCCAGGCGGGCAAGCAGTTCAAGCAGTACCGCGGCATGGGCTCGCTGGGCGCGATGCAGACCCGCGGCAAGCAGACCTCGTACTCGAAGGACCGCTACTTCCAGGCTGACGTCCCCAGCGACGACAAGCTGATCCCCGAGGGCATCGAGGGCCAGGTGCCCTACCGTGGCCCGCTGTCGGCGGTGGCGTACCAGCTGATCGGTGGCCTGCGTCAGTCGATGTTCTACGTTGGCGCTCGCACCATCGACGAGCTCAAGCAGCGCGGCAAGTTCGTGCGCATCACCGCCGCCGGACTCAAGGAGTCGCACCCGCACGACGTGCAGATCGTCGTCGAGGCACCGAACTACAAGAAGTGA
- a CDS encoding OsmC family protein, which translates to MTLLNDQLPAIADVTAEERSQRLAEAGTTWNERIARDAGNAQLTYKVTGRGVGSVGTEIRAGEHRFLVDEPGALAGDDAAASPVEYALGALISCQIVVFRLYAEALGLTIDDIEIEAEGDLDVRKLFGIDESGRAGFHDVRVRVDITGPDSAEQYEKLRTVVEERCPVLDLFANTVPVSSRLS; encoded by the coding sequence ATGACCCTTCTCAACGACCAGCTTCCCGCCATCGCTGACGTCACCGCGGAAGAGCGCTCGCAACGCCTCGCCGAAGCAGGAACCACCTGGAACGAACGCATTGCGCGCGACGCCGGCAACGCGCAGCTGACCTACAAGGTCACGGGGCGCGGGGTCGGGTCGGTCGGCACCGAGATCCGTGCCGGCGAGCACCGCTTCCTCGTCGACGAGCCCGGCGCGCTCGCCGGTGATGACGCTGCCGCGAGTCCGGTCGAGTATGCGCTCGGTGCGCTGATCTCGTGTCAGATCGTCGTCTTCCGGCTGTACGCCGAGGCGCTCGGCCTGACCATCGACGACATCGAGATCGAGGCCGAGGGTGACCTCGATGTGCGCAAGCTGTTCGGCATCGACGAGTCCGGCCGTGCCGGTTTCCACGATGTGCGCGTGCGCGTCGACATCACAGGACCCGATAGCGCCGAGCAGTACGAGAAGCTGCGCACGGTCGTCGAGGAGCGCTGCCCCGTGCTCGATCTGTTCGCCAACACCGTCCCGGTCTCGAGTCGTCTCAGCTGA
- a CDS encoding MFS transporter produces MDSASNLTHGQVARYAMGSLGTGGFATLPGLVLVYYLTDSLGVTALAAGAIVTAAKVWDVLIDPVIGGLSDNGLARTGSRRGLMRIGAIGLPIAFVLTFAVPAGIGPAASAIWVLIAFIAAATCFSLFQVPYIALPAELTDGYRERTRLLTWRVVMLTVAILLFGAGGPEIRGMFPDDPLLGYLVMALVAAVVLGIGLYIASTVAPQRPLLPVHPGASIGTHYRDGIAVLRQSQPFRALLATFMLQGLATGLMLAAAQFVARWVLNDEDAVTPLFASLIAPALLMAPVWKKIADRIGKERGFRLASMIFLVATLVLTAMVWMPGWWILLPVALAGAAYAGMQTLPMAMLPDVIAHDRSETGGANRSGIFGGVWTAGETTGMALGATVLSIVLAATGYIETTANVEVVQPDAAVTGIAVAFSLLPAALMLVSLATLARYRLREHDIIGTSA; encoded by the coding sequence ATGGATTCAGCGTCGAACCTGACACACGGGCAGGTGGCCAGATACGCCATGGGGTCACTGGGTACCGGCGGGTTCGCCACCCTGCCCGGTCTGGTGCTCGTCTACTACCTCACCGACTCGTTGGGGGTGACGGCGCTTGCCGCGGGAGCGATCGTGACCGCGGCCAAGGTCTGGGACGTGCTGATCGACCCGGTCATCGGCGGGCTCAGCGACAATGGCCTCGCCCGCACCGGAAGCAGACGCGGGCTGATGCGGATCGGCGCGATCGGTCTGCCGATCGCTTTCGTGCTGACCTTCGCGGTGCCGGCGGGGATCGGCCCTGCGGCATCCGCGATCTGGGTACTGATCGCATTCATCGCCGCGGCGACCTGCTTCAGCCTGTTCCAGGTGCCCTACATCGCCCTGCCTGCCGAACTCACCGACGGCTACCGTGAGCGCACGCGGCTGCTGACCTGGCGGGTGGTGATGCTCACCGTCGCGATCCTGTTGTTCGGCGCCGGTGGCCCCGAGATCCGGGGCATGTTCCCCGACGACCCGTTGCTGGGGTATCTGGTGATGGCGCTGGTCGCCGCTGTGGTGCTGGGTATCGGACTCTACATCGCGTCGACGGTTGCGCCGCAGCGTCCGCTGCTTCCGGTGCACCCGGGGGCGTCGATCGGCACCCATTACCGCGACGGAATCGCGGTGCTGCGGCAGAGCCAGCCGTTCCGCGCGCTGCTGGCGACGTTCATGCTGCAGGGTCTCGCCACGGGCCTGATGCTGGCCGCCGCGCAGTTCGTCGCTCGGTGGGTGCTGAACGATGAGGATGCCGTCACGCCGCTGTTCGCGTCATTGATCGCGCCCGCCCTGCTGATGGCCCCGGTCTGGAAGAAGATCGCCGATCGGATCGGCAAGGAGCGGGGATTCCGCCTGGCCAGCATGATCTTCCTGGTCGCCACGTTGGTGCTCACGGCGATGGTGTGGATGCCCGGGTGGTGGATCCTGTTGCCGGTCGCGCTCGCCGGTGCGGCCTACGCGGGCATGCAGACGTTGCCGATGGCGATGCTGCCGGATGTGATCGCCCACGACCGCAGCGAGACCGGTGGCGCGAACCGCTCCGGGATCTTCGGCGGGGTGTGGACCGCGGGTGAGACCACCGGCATGGCGCTCGGCGCGACGGTGCTGTCGATCGTGCTGGCGGCCACCGGGTACATCGAGACGACCGCGAACGTCGAGGTCGTCCAGCCGGATGCCGCCGTCACCGGCATCGCCGTCGCGTTCAGCCTGCTGCCCGCCGCACTGATGCTGGTCAGCCTCGCGACGTTGGCCCGTTATCGTCTGCGCGAGCACGACATCATCGGGACGTCGGCATGA
- a CDS encoding pyridoxal phosphate-dependent decarboxylase family protein translates to MSAVEPRPADVLDRLHRLRAADAPTHGGRVLSYVYDSGVTELDELADAAARLARPLNGLDPTVFPSIAAMERDVIGFARRMLHGRRSAVGTVTSGGTESCLLAVKSARDLWRAENPTDAVRKRPRLVAPATAHAAFQKAAALFDLDFDPVPCAPDGSVDPAEIIGRMGNDVALVVVSAPSYPTGLLDPVGAVAPAAADRGIPCHVDACFGGFVLPWWPKLPAWDFRVRGVTSISADLHKFGYAPKGVSVLLHGGPQARRRRRAQFFATTRWAGYPVVNPTLLGSRSASPLAAAWAITQHLGDEGYAELTAAIRRAAMAVRRAVHEIPGLAVLGDPVGPAIAVVADESVPSAHRVDPHRLADALTRHGWKIQHQPGFTQSDGVRIPHSAHLTLTPALDDGIDEFTGALAAASDEVRGVAPADARALARVVTALGYGHGGRVPGPRAAWTMLRLAGAAKVSADAPLAALMALVELLPAPVAEALLSELLARLSDPR, encoded by the coding sequence ATGAGCGCGGTGGAGCCGCGACCGGCCGACGTTCTCGACCGGCTGCATCGGTTGCGCGCCGCTGACGCGCCGACGCACGGTGGGCGCGTGCTCTCGTACGTCTACGACTCGGGCGTGACCGAGCTCGATGAGTTGGCGGATGCCGCCGCGCGCCTGGCGCGGCCGCTGAACGGCCTCGACCCCACGGTGTTCCCGTCGATCGCCGCGATGGAGCGCGACGTGATCGGTTTCGCGCGGCGGATGCTGCACGGCCGGCGCTCTGCGGTCGGCACCGTCACCAGCGGCGGGACCGAGAGCTGCCTGCTCGCGGTCAAGTCCGCCCGCGACCTCTGGCGTGCTGAGAACCCGACGGATGCCGTACGGAAGCGGCCGCGGCTGGTGGCTCCGGCCACTGCTCACGCCGCATTCCAGAAAGCCGCGGCGCTGTTCGACCTCGACTTCGATCCGGTGCCGTGCGCGCCGGACGGGTCGGTTGATCCGGCCGAGATCATTGGGCGGATGGGCAACGATGTGGCGCTGGTGGTCGTCTCTGCGCCGAGCTATCCGACGGGCCTGCTCGACCCGGTCGGCGCCGTCGCCCCCGCCGCCGCCGACCGGGGCATCCCGTGTCACGTCGATGCCTGCTTCGGCGGTTTCGTCCTGCCGTGGTGGCCGAAGCTGCCGGCGTGGGACTTCCGAGTGCGCGGGGTCACCAGCATCTCGGCCGATCTGCACAAGTTCGGCTACGCACCCAAGGGCGTCTCGGTGCTGCTGCACGGCGGACCCCAGGCGCGCCGGCGCCGCCGCGCCCAGTTCTTCGCGACCACCCGCTGGGCGGGGTACCCGGTCGTCAATCCGACGCTGCTGGGTTCACGCTCGGCCTCTCCGCTCGCCGCCGCCTGGGCGATCACGCAGCATCTGGGTGACGAGGGCTACGCCGAGTTGACCGCTGCGATCCGCCGTGCCGCGATGGCCGTGCGGCGTGCGGTGCACGAGATCCCGGGGCTCGCGGTGCTCGGCGATCCGGTCGGACCCGCGATCGCCGTCGTCGCCGATGAGTCCGTTCCGTCCGCGCACCGCGTGGACCCGCATCGCCTGGCGGATGCCCTCACCCGGCACGGCTGGAAGATCCAGCACCAGCCAGGATTCACGCAATCCGACGGCGTGCGTATTCCGCACAGCGCGCACCTCACGCTCACACCGGCGCTCGACGACGGCATCGACGAGTTCACCGGGGCGCTGGCTGCGGCATCCGATGAGGTGCGCGGCGTGGCGCCCGCTGACGCGCGGGCCCTCGCCCGGGTCGTGACGGCGCTCGGGTACGGTCACGGCGGTCGCGTGCCGGGGCCGCGCGCCGCGTGGACGATGCTGCGCCTGGCCGGGGCCGCGAAGGTATCGGCCGATGCGCCGCTGGCCGCGCTGATGGCGCTGGTCGAGCTTCTCCCGGCGCCGGTCGCCGAGGCGCTGCTGTCAGAGTTGCTGGCGCGGCTGTCCGATCCGCGCTGA
- a CDS encoding ABC-F family ATP-binding cassette domain-containing protein: MAHIDVSALSLTLPDGRPLLDDVTFRVGSGVTSALIGPNGAGKSTLLRIIRGELAVDAGAVTIDGSLGVMDQFVGHGDGEMTVQDLLVSVAPTRIRAAAEALDAAENALIDAENERTQMAYATALADYADAGGYEHETVWDQCTVAALGVPYDRARYRSLDSLSGGEQKRLALEALLRGPDDVLLLDEPDNYLDVPGKRWLEQSLRDSAKTVLLVSHDRELLARAADRIITLEVGGAGATAWVHGGGFATYHQARSDRMDRLDELRRRWDEQHAKLKALVATLKVKASANDGFASRYQAAQTRLRRFEEAGPPEERPPAQDFDMRLRGARTGKRALVCSGLELTGLMRPFDAEIWFGDRVAVLGSNGSGKSHFLRLLARGGSDPDPTRGHLTTASEALLPVPHGGAAVLGARVVPGLFAQTHAHPEFVGRTLLDILHRGDDRRAGMPRDAASSALDRYGLVRQAQQAFEQLSGGQQARFQVLLLELSGATMLLLDEPTDNLDLESAEALEQAIARFEGTVLAVTHDRWFARSFDRFLVFGEDGDVYESDAPVWDEKRVVRAR; this comes from the coding sequence GTGGCCCACATCGATGTCAGTGCTCTTTCGCTGACCCTCCCTGACGGACGCCCCCTGCTCGATGACGTGACGTTCCGCGTCGGCTCCGGCGTGACCAGCGCGCTGATCGGGCCGAACGGCGCCGGCAAGTCGACCCTGCTGCGCATCATCCGCGGCGAACTCGCGGTGGATGCCGGTGCGGTGACCATCGACGGTTCCCTGGGGGTGATGGATCAGTTCGTCGGTCACGGCGACGGCGAGATGACCGTGCAAGATCTTCTGGTGAGCGTCGCGCCCACGCGCATCCGGGCCGCCGCCGAAGCACTCGACGCCGCCGAGAACGCGCTCATCGACGCCGAGAACGAGCGCACGCAGATGGCGTACGCGACCGCGCTCGCCGACTACGCGGATGCCGGTGGCTACGAGCACGAGACCGTGTGGGACCAGTGCACGGTGGCCGCGCTCGGTGTGCCCTACGACCGTGCCCGGTATCGCTCTCTCGACAGCCTTTCGGGCGGCGAGCAGAAGCGGCTCGCCCTGGAGGCGCTGTTGCGCGGTCCCGACGACGTGCTGCTTCTGGACGAGCCCGACAACTACCTCGATGTACCGGGAAAGCGCTGGTTGGAGCAATCTCTGCGCGACAGCGCGAAGACCGTGCTGCTGGTCTCGCACGATCGCGAGCTGCTGGCCAGAGCGGCCGATCGCATCATCACCCTGGAGGTCGGGGGAGCGGGCGCTACGGCGTGGGTGCACGGCGGTGGGTTCGCCACGTACCATCAGGCGCGCAGCGATCGCATGGACCGCCTCGACGAGCTGCGGCGCCGCTGGGACGAGCAGCACGCCAAGCTCAAGGCACTCGTCGCCACTCTCAAGGTCAAGGCGTCCGCCAACGACGGATTCGCGTCGCGCTACCAAGCGGCCCAGACCCGACTGCGCCGGTTCGAAGAGGCGGGTCCGCCCGAAGAGCGACCACCCGCACAGGACTTTGACATGCGTCTGCGTGGTGCGCGCACCGGCAAACGGGCGCTGGTGTGCAGCGGGCTCGAGCTCACGGGCCTGATGCGGCCGTTCGATGCCGAGATCTGGTTCGGCGATCGGGTGGCCGTGCTCGGCTCGAACGGCTCTGGCAAGTCGCACTTCCTGCGCCTGCTGGCCCGCGGTGGCAGCGACCCCGATCCCACCCGGGGACATCTCACGACAGCATCCGAGGCATTGCTTCCCGTTCCGCACGGCGGCGCGGCCGTGCTCGGCGCACGCGTGGTGCCCGGCTTGTTCGCGCAGACCCACGCCCACCCGGAGTTCGTCGGACGCACCCTGCTCGACATCCTGCACCGCGGCGATGACCGACGCGCGGGGATGCCTCGCGATGCGGCCAGCTCAGCCCTCGACCGCTACGGTCTGGTCCGGCAGGCGCAGCAGGCGTTCGAGCAGCTTTCCGGAGGACAGCAGGCACGCTTCCAGGTGCTGTTGCTGGAGCTCAGCGGGGCCACCATGCTGCTTCTCGATGAGCCCACCGACAACCTCGACCTGGAATCCGCCGAGGCGCTCGAACAGGCCATCGCGCGCTTCGAGGGTACCGTGCTGGCCGTCACCCACGACCGGTGGTTCGCGCGATCGTTCGACCGGTTCCTGGTCTTCGGCGAGGACGGTGACGTGTACGAGTCGGATGCCCCGGTCTGGGACGAGAAACGGGTGGTCCGCGCCCGGTGA
- a CDS encoding type IV toxin-antitoxin system AbiEi family antitoxin domain-containing protein, producing the protein MRTPLDTWMRQRGGVAHSRDLRAAGYSAHEMRSAVEAGRAERVRRSWLVTPPCSRAHRAAAEVSGRVTCVTAAKRLGLWSNDDPRVHLAIPSTSSRFGDHDHVLHWAPGPAPVARFAVEDPILNVLYHVGRCQEPSDATAIWESALRIGLVTLPQLRRTEWRSTAVRNVLDVVGTLSDSGVETHFLAIARSCGVEVQQQVIIDGHPVDALIGERLVVQLDGFTHHRKPKDRRRDLRQDARLALLGYTVLRFDYQQVMFDPTYVQQTIINAVAQGLHRARR; encoded by the coding sequence ATGAGAACTCCCCTGGACACCTGGATGCGACAGCGGGGCGGCGTCGCACACAGTAGGGATCTGCGCGCCGCTGGCTACTCCGCGCACGAGATGCGGAGCGCAGTCGAGGCCGGTAGGGCCGAGCGGGTGCGACGTTCCTGGCTCGTCACCCCGCCGTGTTCTCGCGCGCATCGCGCGGCGGCCGAGGTGAGCGGTCGCGTGACGTGTGTGACGGCGGCGAAGCGGCTCGGGCTGTGGTCGAACGACGACCCCCGGGTGCATCTCGCGATCCCGTCGACGTCGTCTCGGTTCGGGGATCACGACCATGTGCTGCACTGGGCACCGGGCCCGGCACCTGTCGCGCGCTTCGCCGTGGAGGATCCGATACTGAACGTGCTCTACCACGTGGGTCGTTGCCAGGAACCCTCGGATGCGACCGCGATCTGGGAGTCGGCCCTGCGCATCGGTCTCGTGACGCTCCCCCAGCTGCGCCGCACGGAATGGCGCAGCACCGCGGTGCGGAACGTGCTCGACGTCGTCGGCACCCTTTCGGACTCTGGTGTCGAGACGCATTTCCTGGCGATCGCGCGCAGCTGCGGAGTCGAGGTGCAGCAGCAGGTGATCATCGACGGGCACCCTGTGGACGCACTGATCGGCGAACGGCTGGTGGTGCAGCTGGACGGGTTCACACATCACCGCAAGCCGAAGGACCGCCGCCGCGACCTGCGTCAGGACGCCCGGCTGGCCTTGCTCGGGTACACCGTGCTGCGCTTCGACTACCAACAGGTGATGTTCGACCCGACCTACGTGCAGCAGACGATCATCAACGCCGTCGCCCAGGGGCTGCACCGGGCGCGCAGGTGA
- a CDS encoding GuaB3 family IMP dehydrogenase-related protein: MDIEIGRGKRARRAYTFDDIAVVPSRRTRNPEDVSTAWTIDAFSFDIPVIGAPMDSVISPQTAIMLGQLGGVGVLDLEGLWTRYENPQPMLDEIAALPAEQATVRMQQLYSEPIKPELIKQRLAEIREAGVTVAGSLTPQRTQELYETVVAAGVDLFVIRGTTVSAEHVSSVTEPLNLKKFIYDLDVPVIVGGASTYTAALHLMRTGAAGVLVGFGGGAASTTRVTLGIHAPMATAVSDVAAARRDYLDESGGRYVHVIADGGVGTSGDMVKALAMGADAVMLGVALSRATDAPGQGFHWGAEAHHPQLPRGRRVAVDRVANLEEILYGPAPVADGTANLIGALRKSMATTGYSDLKEFQRVEVVLAPYELG, encoded by the coding sequence ATGGACATCGAGATCGGCCGAGGCAAGCGTGCGCGACGCGCCTACACGTTCGACGACATTGCGGTCGTGCCGTCGCGACGCACCCGCAACCCCGAAGACGTGTCGACGGCCTGGACGATCGACGCGTTCTCGTTCGACATCCCGGTGATCGGCGCGCCGATGGACTCGGTGATCAGCCCGCAGACGGCGATCATGCTGGGCCAGCTCGGCGGCGTCGGTGTGCTCGACCTCGAGGGCCTGTGGACCCGGTACGAGAACCCGCAGCCGATGCTCGACGAGATCGCTGCTCTGCCGGCCGAGCAGGCGACCGTGCGCATGCAGCAGCTGTACTCCGAGCCGATCAAGCCCGAGCTCATCAAACAGCGCCTCGCCGAGATCCGCGAGGCCGGTGTCACCGTGGCCGGCTCGCTGACCCCGCAGCGCACGCAGGAGCTGTACGAGACCGTCGTGGCCGCCGGTGTCGACCTGTTCGTGATCCGCGGCACCACCGTGTCGGCCGAGCACGTCTCCAGCGTCACCGAGCCGCTGAACCTGAAGAAGTTCATCTACGACCTCGATGTGCCCGTCATCGTCGGCGGCGCGTCGACCTACACCGCGGCGCTGCACCTGATGCGCACCGGAGCGGCTGGTGTGCTCGTCGGTTTCGGTGGGGGAGCGGCATCCACCACACGCGTGACCCTCGGCATCCACGCCCCCATGGCGACGGCCGTCTCGGACGTCGCCGCGGCGCGCCGTGACTACCTCGACGAGTCGGGCGGACGCTACGTGCACGTGATCGCCGACGGCGGCGTGGGCACCTCCGGCGACATGGTCAAGGCTCTCGCGATGGGGGCGGATGCCGTCATGCTGGGCGTCGCGCTCTCGCGTGCCACGGATGCACCCGGTCAGGGCTTCCACTGGGGTGCTGAGGCACACCACCCGCAGCTTCCGCGCGGACGCCGTGTGGCGGTCGACCGCGTCGCGAACCTTGAAGAGATCCTGTACGGCCCGGCCCCGGTCGCGGACGGCACCGCCAACCTGATCGGCGCGCTGCGCAAGTCGATGGCCACCACCGGCTACTCCGACCTGAAGGAGTTCCAGCGGGTCGAGGTCGTGCTGGCGCCGTACGAACTGGGATGA
- a CDS encoding SURF1 family protein: MSTTEPDATPRFAPTLREVMLRPRWMGVLGLCLIVAGVFAWLGQWQLASAIDTDPPPPGATEQVLPLTEVIEPGTYLAEELGGQKVTTTGTWVPEDFIVISSRVNDGAEGYWVSGQLRVAERTSIAVALGWAPTREQADAAVASLTQAGAVPADLQGRLIDDEGVQVPPSTEPMRLDRMSPAALLSRWHDTEQLDVYRPYLASIEAPQGLVDISSPAPELKSPINWLNIFYAIEWAVFAGFAFYLWYRLARDAWEREVEEFEDATSSAA; encoded by the coding sequence ATGAGCACGACGGAGCCCGACGCGACACCGCGATTCGCCCCCACGCTGCGCGAGGTCATGCTGCGTCCGCGCTGGATGGGCGTGCTCGGGCTGTGCCTGATCGTCGCCGGCGTGTTCGCCTGGCTCGGACAGTGGCAGCTGGCCAGTGCGATCGATACCGACCCGCCTCCGCCCGGTGCGACAGAGCAGGTGCTCCCGCTGACCGAGGTCATCGAACCGGGCACATACCTCGCTGAGGAACTGGGCGGGCAGAAGGTCACCACCACCGGCACATGGGTACCCGAGGACTTCATCGTCATCTCCTCGCGCGTGAACGACGGTGCCGAGGGCTACTGGGTTAGCGGTCAGCTGCGGGTCGCCGAGCGCACGTCGATCGCCGTGGCGCTCGGGTGGGCTCCGACGCGCGAGCAGGCGGATGCCGCCGTCGCGTCCCTCACACAGGCGGGCGCCGTACCGGCTGACCTGCAGGGGCGGCTCATCGACGACGAGGGTGTCCAGGTGCCGCCGAGTACCGAGCCGATGCGGCTGGATCGGATGTCTCCCGCAGCGCTGCTGAGCCGCTGGCACGACACCGAGCAACTCGATGTCTACCGGCCGTACCTGGCCTCGATCGAGGCTCCGCAGGGGCTGGTCGACATCAGCTCGCCGGCACCCGAGCTGAAGTCGCCGATCAACTGGCTCAACATCTTCTACGCCATCGAATGGGCGGTCTTCGCCGGCTTCGCGTTCTACCTCTGGTATCGCCTTGCGCGCGATGCGTGGGAGCGCGAGGTCGAGGAGTTCGAGGACGCCACGAGTAGCGCAGCCTGA